The following coding sequences lie in one Rutidosis leptorrhynchoides isolate AG116_Rl617_1_P2 chromosome 4, CSIRO_AGI_Rlap_v1, whole genome shotgun sequence genomic window:
- the LOC139841453 gene encoding F-box/kelch-repeat protein At3g06240-like: MASELSTTLPPVIITNILCRLPAKSVGRFRCVSKDWLSQLSSYKFIKNHESTLNQKHVIFNSLFELSLYTIPFNPHEKIPKKLRYRLWFQHFHGCCNGLVSWSAAFLNENYMLRHIIINPTTKEIARLPVSGDEIIDGISNGKIVYGFGYDSLTDDYKVVTISNIHRDNLVNVDVTMRVHVFDAGVFSNGFLHWLEINDNKHLGNIVAFSLLDEKFNEMTIPKIDFVYDKNCKLIDLGGKFGLFLEQKREVWLMNEYGVNESWTKILLHGFNETRMIFRPMIFGYNGKFMVVGKNRRFIYDVEGSFSENVEISHNFHLIVVGSYVESLVSPQSLQGVTEGTLNLNSGGSTLASVESGDPTSLEDFLQTFLQVVGRLV; this comes from the exons ATGGCGTCCGAACTCAGCACCACGCTTCCACCGGTGATAATCACCAACATCTTATGTCGTCTCCCTGCGAAATCGGTTGGTCGTTTCAGGTGCGTTTCAAAGGATTGGCTATCTCAACTCTCATCATACAAATTTATCAAAAACCATGAAAGTACCCTCAACCAAAAACACGTCATATTTAACTCCCTCTTTGAACTTTCATTATATACAATCCCATTTAATCCCCATGAAAAAATACCAAAAAAATTACGCTATAGATTATGGTTCCAACATTTTCATGGTTGTTGCAATGGCCTTGTTTCTTGGTCAGCAGCTTTTTTAAATGAAAATTACATGCTTAGGCACATCATTATCAACCCAACGACTAAGGAAATCGCGAGATTACCCGTATCAGGAGATGAGATAATAGACGGTATCTCAAACGGGAAAATTGTGTATGGATTTGGTTATGATTCGTTAACCGATGATTACAAGGTTGTTACAATCTCTAACATACATAGGGACAATTTGGTCAATGTTGATGTTACTATGCGCGTTCATGTTT TTGATGCAGGCGTATTTTCGAACGGGTTTCTTCATTGGTTAGAAATAAACGATAACAAGCATTTAGGCAACATTGTTGCATTTAGTTTGTTGGATGAGAAATTTAACGAAATGACGATACCCAAAATTGATTTCGTGTATGATAAAAATTGCAAACTCATTGATCTTGGTGGAAAGTTTGGTTTATTTTTGGAACAGAAACGGGAAGTTTGGTTGATGAATGAGTATGGGGTCAATGAATCTTGGACTAAGATTTTACTCCATGGATTCAATGAAACGAGGATGATATTTCGACCTATGATTTTTGGTTACAATGGAAAATTTATGGTTGTTGGCAAAAACCGAAGGTTTATATATGATGTTGAAGGAAGCTTCTCTGAAAATGTTGAGATTTCTCATAACTTTCACTTAATTGTTGTCGGTAGCTATGTTGAAAGCCTCGTCTCCCCGCAAAGCTTACAAGGAGTAACAGAAGGGACCTTAAACCTGAACAGTGGCGGATCTACCTTAGCGAGTGTGGAGTCTGGTGACCCCACTAGTTTGGAAGATTTTTTACAAACTTTTCTTCAAGTTGTTGGCcgtttagtgtaa